In Miscanthus floridulus cultivar M001 chromosome 8, ASM1932011v1, whole genome shotgun sequence, the sequence ttcggtacgatgataggtacactccattcctgcaaagagctggcctggatgtcatctcctttcaggttcgtcgtgggttgcccaagttcaactcagcggcgataactgcgttggtagacaggtattaaagtgaatcattgcctccattcatggccatttgttaatGCGATTGACTGTTTGATAAGTAATCTTCcttggtcttaaatataggtggcggccggagactcacagcttccacctacctttcggggagatgacagtctcgcttcaggactgtcagaagatgctaggcctaaggattcatgggaacccagtcaccgggcagtgcaggtcagagggatggagagcacgagtggaggccttccttgggcgtgagcttggcgagcaaggggctcgcacttctggagttcccatctcatggctacgtacagagttcgcacagtgccccgatgaggcagatgaggagacggttgtgtactactgccgggcgtggatcctacacctttttgcttgcgttctctttccAGACGCGACGGGTGATaatgcgtcctggatgtggatccactgcctcagtaactgggatacgtgcaggttggatcgtcagaggaacaagaagatttttgactgggagaggcaccaccagtcctacattgaggaatgggaggagatgcacgacaacctggacgacaacaacgagccgcacacgaaccgtgagttcaggcggtaccaagcttggtaccagcattCGACAAGGTGCAGGCTCAGACTACAGTGGACCAaagctgactacgccgacatcgagtcctccgacgatgaggacacgacgtacgaccggtccactcgtgcaggaaggcaggtggaggcaggaccgatcttggacagagtggtaagccaatcgacttattttgttacgtttagttacataacaatacattaggtgtTCTTGGACCGACGTTAGGAGTATTAATATTGAAAacattgttgcagggcaatacactgagaagctcagttgaagagatcgagcgcgttcggcctagagtcaatgatgactacatacttggcttcctagatgtaagattacaaatattctttcaaacaaatcattaatacgttatattctttcacttaacattgttttgtacaacagaggctgtcacgtcgtctacgcTGTGCGGCTGGTCGTTATGGTTGCAGGACAAACACGACGCATGACGTGTACGATCCTTCCGcaggaagaggagccttgggttcctctagtcaagcagctacaggggacgaggaggaggacgaggaggccgaggacgacgatgacatggacaagaggcacgatgagcttgggccctctcagctccatgacgctccatcgacttatcctacaccgcctctaggcactaggcgacgccgtccccgtgacccttacactccaggcaccagcgctctgggtcacaagggtaggggcaagagtaggagacagtgagggacgtggtagatgttactatgaactattgtatttacttatctttaattattcgggACCGTATgaatattgtggactatttgtactttgcatgacatattatgttagtTGTGATATtcattgtggttgcattatgcttgttggatgagtaaatgtttagaatatatattgatgtctctattttgtaactgtggatgcttctaatacaagactgtatcttgcgaatttttttCGTGAATCtttaatcatactatacttgtacaaagacacaaatgtagtacacagattaactataaatttattacgttTATAATCCAGGAATATTTGTACATACGCTGTGTACAAGATTCTATGCATTTCAGAGAATCTATGATTTTCATAGAATAaatatagacttttcagatacacggacatcatcgaattatcacatcactgatatagacctctcagctgcaaggacaacatgcaaggaagcacaactaaactctatctccaccatccatcttatgactgtttgatccaagggctaaggTAAAGCGGCacatggatcgctgacatggcacattgacaggcctccattcctcctcttgacctataaataaccactcactccctctcattcacacaaacaataaggagaagaacactcctcagcatttgctttcgttgtagtaccaatgtctggagggtcgtccagagggagaggaaaggggaagaaaactacctgggggtgggagggtcctcttggtcccgatttctttgaggaagctcctttatgagaggttcccagttgagagcaaaagtgatttcaccaaagaggcaccactgacaggatacgatgaaagtaaagaagagtggccaaaatgcatgcatggtgaggactgcctagtgcagatgttcaccgagggaatagatggaggtcgtcgtttcttcaaatgcccgcgagcatgggtaatttcttttactatttgtttcttcattatgtttgtcttgtatatcacttacacgacatactttttgtagtcttccttgacAGAAAAAAAtttgtgggttcagtaggtgggtcgatcctcgacctatttatccacatgcggagtacatctactacctacaagaccgtatctttgatctagaaagggaagttagcagcggttacaaggacgacgaacaggacgacaacaacaatggtgccgattcacaggaggcactctgcaatgatccatattgcacctgccctaaccacaagaaaaaaggggtctcccccatcacccccgccaccaccaccaccaacaacgggaggctactaggAGAAGATGCACAcattgctatgtggccacactactaggatgagtttatgtttttcttgtggagaatcccaggtttaattatctaaggcatgttaggtttaattatcgaaggcatggtttaattacctaaggcatgttaggtttagtcaaagaacacgatgtacccaggttcggtacctgTAGTCACATGcccatttaatgtgtttcgtgtgttgatttctataataTCGTATGTCGTTTACTGTTTTTTGCAGCAACGTGTTCAAATAGAAATAAGTCTGTatattaagcggaatattaagaccattgataatgaaaacaaccacataatgaaaagttagaTACTATGTcatattacacaacatattaatagtataactaagtgccgacagtagacaaaggggcaaatgcacttccaaatcctcaatctgaaacgtactgagtaagcaactcatcatccgagtaccagtcctctactacaaccctgttgctgcggctaggctcaactgcgttgctctcacctgcctgtcgcttgtagtaagcggcctccgcttcgtcTGCgggctgcggcctgagtgaagaacgcgtcgtcatcctcctctgcctgtaagcctgcctctgctagggcgatgagctcgctcagtctgccagtgtcgtcgtcagcctcctgcgcctgaatgcccgcctctgctagagagatgagctcgctcagtctgcctgtgtcgtcgtcagcctcctgcgcctgtatgcccgcctctgctaaagCAATNNNNNNNNNNNNNNNNNNNNNNNNNNNNNNNNNNNNNNNNNNNNNNNNNNNNNNNNNNNNNNNNNNNNNNNNNNNNNNNNNNNNNNNNNNNNNN encodes:
- the LOC136470529 gene encoding protein MAIN-LIKE 2-like; the encoded protein is MEQFHLLDPTYEETHRGRLVALGQDLPHLRSRTHSGFLDIRYDDRYTPFLQRAGLDVISFQVRRGLPKFNSAAITALVDRWRPETHSFHLPFGEMTVSLQDCQKMLGLRIHGNPVTGQCRSEGWRARVEAFLGRELGEQGARTSGVPISWLRTEFAQCPDEADEETVVYYCRAWILHLFACVLFPDATGDNASWMWIHCLSNWDTCRLDRQRNKKIFDWERHHQSYIEEWEEMHDNLDDNNEPHTNREFRRYQAWYQHSTRCRLRLQWTKADYADIESSDDEDTTYDRSTRAGRQVEAGPILDRVGNTLRSSVEEIERVRPRVNDDYILGFLDRLSRRLRCAAGRYGCRTNTTHDVNVFK